Within Calonectris borealis chromosome Z, bCalBor7.hap1.2, whole genome shotgun sequence, the genomic segment catctacacgtcttttaaatacctccagggacggtgactcaatacttccctgggcagcctgttccaaggctggacaaccctttcggtgaagacatttttcctaatgtccaatctaaacctgccctggtgcaacttgaggccatttcctctggtcctatcacttgttacgtgggagaagagaccgacccccacctcgctactaACGTACAATAATTAGGAGGGCTGCAGCCTCAGAAAGCCCAGACGCTGTCATGTCTAAACATGTGCAACTTGGTTGTGGTCTACACTGATGCCAAAATGTGCAAACCCAAACTAATTACATCCCGCAGCTAAACAGCCCTCCCAACTCAACGCAACTCCCAGCACATTGGAGATGAAGCCTCCTTGGCTGTTTGACCATCTGTTTTCCAGCTCCCTCTGGTCCAACTGTGGTGAACTATGGTGGGGTTGAAAATATCCTGTTACTTATTTAAGCTTCCGTCCAGCGAGCGGATGGATTCAGTGAGCTGTGGACGTGATCCACAACCCACCAAAATCAGTAggttcgttttcttcctccaccctcccttccttccttttttttccgaAGGGATAGAGATCATGCCCTGCTTTCTTTGctacttttttgggggaaaaagagctGTGTGGCTTAGGAATCAGCCATGGGTCATGACGTGGCCCCTTCGAGCACCAACCACCCTCCCCGCACACGGCCACGCGTGGCAGAGGTAACCGATGCACACCTGGTAAAGCGGACTTCACAGATATTGCACATATACGGCTTCTCTCCTGTGTGGGTCCTCATGTGCCTGGGCAGCTTGCCGGCCCCCATGATGACTTTGTTACAGATGGGACATTGCTGGGACGCCTTGGGCTttatctttctctcctcctccagagGCCATGGGGGAAAAACTCCTCCAAACTGGGCAGCGCTTAGGAAATTGAGATAAGCGCTATAGTCAGTCTCTGCCTTAATATGCCCTAAGGGAGCTGCTGGGGTGTTGGTAAACATGTCCTTGAAGAAGTCATTAGGGAAAGAAGGCGGAGGCaggtcttccttctcctcctcttccttgatCTTCCTCTTTTTGATCACCAGATCCAAGGGGCCGTTGTCTACTTGTGGCTCCTCgagctgggagaaggagctaAAATCGCCGTTCCATAGATGGGGGAAGAAGCTAGGGGCGAAAGGAGAGAGAGCTGGCCTCCTTTCTGGGATGTTCGCCTTAGGGTACAAGTTTTCCCTTAGCAAGGACTCGATGGAGAAGTCTCGTATCACACCCAAGTGTCCAGAGGAGTTATTGGCTGGGTAGTGATTTGGAAAGTCTTTAGGTGCTTCTGTATATGCTTCTTCGGTAAGATCAGACTTAGAAGGGCTTTGGTGACAGCTTACTTCTTGGACATCAGTTAGGTTCTCCTGATTGACAAAATcttccacttcctcctcctcctcctcttcctcctcatcttcatcttcatcttcatcatcatcttcgTCCTCTTTGTCATCGTCCTCTTCCGCCTCTCTGTCGGGCTCCATGATTTCAAGGCATACATTGATAATGCACTGGATCTCCAGCATCTTGGCAGCGCTGAGGATGTGCTTGACGTTTGAGGTGGTGATGGTGAGGGTTGAGGTGTAGGCAAACTCGAGGATGGCAGAAAGTGCTTCAGGCTTGACAAAGTCAATCTCGTAAACATAGGGCTGGTCTGTTAAAGTGCCGGTAGTGAAGAGTTTTTTGAAGTACTTGCTGCAGGCAGCAAGGACGGACCGATGGGTCCGGTACTCCTGGTCCTGTACAATGAGGATGACATCGCAGAGGAGACCGTCATGCCGCTGCTCGTTTAAACCACATAAGACTTCACTGCTGTGGTTCGGGAATGGGATCCCGATAAGATCTTCAATGCCATTGGCCATATTCTCATGTAGTGCCCTAGGACAAAACATAGAGAGTAGAGCATTAGCAGGGGATTCCCAACCAATAATGGCAAAACGACCCCGCCTTCTCTCGGTGTCCTCCTCTCCCTCGCCTCGCTTGGACCTCTGTAATCACCTCCTGCTTGCACTGCCCCAGTGTGTCTCCATGTCACCTTTAACTCCTTCCAGGACCTCTGTGATTTAAACTCTGCTCCCCTCCACATCTCTTCGTCTCCTCCTTTGTCTCCATGCTTCTCTTCTCGGTTCCCACCCTATTCACCTTTTCATAACCACCGCAAGCTCCCTCTTCTCTTTCACACCCCTCCCCCAGGAACCTTGTGCAATGACTCCCTCCCCATCACGTTTCTTCCACATCCTTCCAGAGCCAACATCTTTCCAGGCACATGTTGGATTTGCCCTGCCAGGAGCTATGTGGGGAAAGGGTGATGTTGTATTGCTTCACGCTGCCAAGTGCCAGCACCTACAACGCTTAAACAAGACGAgccagggagtgcccatctcatCTACGCAATTGTTTTTGGGACTGGTACAACTGGACTGCTGGTCATGGCTgtttgctgcagcaggagagcagtCCTTATGAGGCAGCAGGTCTCCAGTTCTGTGTCCTCCTGCTGCTTCATGCCTGGAAGCTATCCCATGTCACCTCAGCATGTGGACAACCCGCATAGGGACGTCTTCCCGAGGGATCTGGGAATGGGGGAGGCAAGCGAGGAGTTGTGTGTCACAGCGTACCTAAACGCTCGAAGAAAGACAACCGGAGAGCGAGGGTCTGGCCAGTGGCAGATGGCCGTCTGCTATCTTCACCCATGAGCTGAGCTTGCTCCGCTCCCAATCCCGTTTGGACTTGTTAGCATGGTATCAAATGCCCTGTGCATCTGGCAGACACCTTCCCCTGCTAGAGCAGCTCCAGCTTCAAAGGGAAATTCGGAAGCAAAAAGCCCACACCCAAAAGGAAAaccggattttttttttgccatttttttatcTGTAAGATGTTTCCTCTTTCACATGGCTCCAGCAGCCCTTCCACATGAGAAATCCCAGGAAAGGAGAGCGACTTCCTCCAGCAGGCGATGAATACATTAATCCCATCACATACAGAATACATCAAACAGCCAGAATGACTTTGAGTACGCTAACCCTTTGGAAACCCCCAGGACACAGAGCAGTGTCACCTCTCCGAGCCCCGGCTCGTGGCCCCGCTGCAGGTAGACACTCAGTTCACAGCCGAGCGGTTCATCTCCGAAAGAGCCCAGAGTACACCTAAGTAAAACTGCAGCCCGACTCCGGCCGCTTTCGCAAGGCTGAGACCATCAGGCAGGTTCCCAATCCCACCCCGTGCCTCTTCCGCATCTCTCCTGGGATCCATCGCCACGTCCTGGGTGTCCTTCCCTGCTCGGTTTCTGGCCGCTCTGTCTCCAAACCTCCTTCCCACCAGCTGTGGGAACCTGGTCTGCCTCATGGTGTGGGGCTGGCTCCCACCCTACC encodes:
- the LOC142075245 gene encoding zinc finger and BTB domain-containing protein 7C-like, which produces MANGIEDLIGIPFPNHSSEVLCGLNEQRHDGLLCDVILIVQDQEYRTHRSVLAACSKYFKKLFTTGTLTDQPYVYEIDFVKPEALSAILEFAYTSTLTITTSNVKHILSAAKMLEIQCIINVCLEIMEPDREAEEDDDKEDEDDDEDEDEDEEEEEEEEEVEDFVNQENLTDVQEVSCHQSPSKSDLTEEAYTEAPKDFPNHYPANNSSGHLGVIRDFSIESLLRENLYPKANIPERRPALSPFAPSFFPHLWNGDFSSFSQLEEPQVDNGPLDLVIKKRKIKEEEEKEDLPPPSFPNDFFKDMFTNTPAAPLGHIKAETDYSAYLNFLSAAQFGGVFPPWPLEEERKIKPKASQQCPICNKVIMGAGKLPRHMRTHTGEKPYMCNICEVRFTRQDKLKIHMRKHTGERPYLCIHCNAKFVHNYDLKNHMRIHTGVRPYQCEFCYKSFTRSDHLHRHIKRQSCRIARPRRGRKPAAWRAAGLLFAPGGPPVEKSFVMPPTLEEMSGHLGGAAMCLPGPSPKHFLSGTKTAFSLQELESQFEETQMKLFRRAQLDMERNAGIFAFALGHNENLAAQPFFPLPDPWSTGFSGLAGLGHVAPISEASN